Proteins from a single region of Campylobacter sputorum:
- the thiC gene encoding phosphomethylpyrimidine synthase ThiC — protein sequence MYMQNTKNTFGKTQLYYAKNGIITDEMKYVAKTESLDENLVMQEVAKGSLIIPANINHAHLKPIGIGIATKCKVNANIGSSSLASNIDEEVEKLNISIKYGADTVMDLSTGGDLNAIREAIIKASSVPIGTVPMYQIIHDVGNIENLDIKTMLNVIENQAKQGVSYFTIHAGFKLEFMPLVSKRKMGIVSRGGSLMASWMMHYHKENPFYTAFDEICEICAKYDVSLSLGDSLRPGCLYDASDEAQISELKVLGELAKRAYEKDVQVMIEGPGHIPLNQIEYNVKLEQELCNNAPFYVLGPLVSDIGAGYDHITSAIGGALAAYHGVSMLCYVTPKEHLGLPNAKDVREGLIAHKIAAHAADIARNRVGAIQRDHAMSDARYNFDWNKQFELALDPDRAREYHDESLPQDVFKEAEFCSMCGPKFCAYKISKEIAKKECKEYPNG from the coding sequence ATGTATATGCAAAATACTAAAAATACTTTTGGAAAAACACAGCTTTATTATGCTAAAAATGGCATAATAACTGATGAAATGAAATATGTTGCAAAGACTGAAAGCTTAGATGAAAATTTAGTTATGCAAGAGGTTGCAAAAGGTTCTTTGATAATACCTGCAAATATCAATCATGCTCATTTAAAACCAATTGGTATAGGTATTGCAACAAAATGCAAAGTAAATGCAAATATTGGCTCATCTAGTTTAGCTAGCAATATAGATGAAGAGGTTGAAAAACTTAATATTTCTATAAAATACGGAGCAGATACTGTTATGGATCTTTCAACTGGTGGCGATTTAAACGCTATTAGAGAGGCTATCATAAAAGCATCATCAGTTCCAATAGGCACAGTTCCGATGTATCAAATCATTCACGATGTTGGAAATATTGAGAATTTGGATATAAAAACTATGCTTAATGTCATAGAAAATCAAGCAAAGCAGGGCGTTAGTTATTTTACTATACATGCTGGTTTTAAGTTAGAATTTATGCCGCTTGTTTCAAAAAGAAAGATGGGTATAGTAAGTAGAGGAGGTAGCTTGATGGCATCATGGATGATGCATTATCACAAAGAAAATCCATTTTATACCGCTTTTGATGAAATTTGTGAGATATGTGCTAAATATGATGTTTCATTATCTCTTGGTGATAGTTTGCGTCCAGGTTGTCTTTATGATGCTAGTGATGAGGCTCAAATTAGTGAATTAAAAGTTTTAGGCGAGCTTGCAAAAAGAGCTTATGAAAAAGATGTTCAAGTGATGATAGAAGGTCCTGGTCACATTCCGTTAAATCAAATTGAGTATAATGTCAAGCTCGAACAAGAACTTTGCAATAATGCACCATTTTATGTTCTTGGTCCGCTTGTTAGTGATATCGGTGCTGGGTATGATCATATCACAAGTGCGATTGGTGGAGCACTTGCTGCATATCATGGCGTTAGCATGCTTTGTTATGTTACGCCAAAAGAACATTTAGGTTTGCCAAATGCAAAAGATGTTAGAGAGGGGCTTATTGCTCATAAAATAGCAGCACACGCAGCAGATATAGCACGAAATAGAGTAGGTGCTATACAAAGAGATCATGCTATGAGTGATGCTAGGTATAATTTTGATTGGAATAAGCAGTTTGAACTTGCTTTGGATCCAGATAGAGCAAGAGAGTATCATGATGAATCTCTTCCTCAAGATGTATTTAAAGAAGCTGAATTTTGTTCAATGTGTGGACCAAAATTTTGTGCTTATAAGATAAGTAAAGAGATAGCAAAAAAAGAGTGTAAGGAGTATCCAAATGGATAA
- a CDS encoding bifunctional 2-C-methyl-D-erythritol 4-phosphate cytidylyltransferase/2-C-methyl-D-erythritol 2,4-cyclodiphosphate synthase, which translates to MLDISLIMLGAGSSSRFALPVKKQWIRLNDTPLWLYATQNLCNFYPFKDVFIVSNECEYMSKFTNNFKFIKGGETRQDSLKNALDKINSEFVLVSDIARPCIRRELFLKLIEGLNNADCVVPALKVSDTVYFEEESINREKLKLIQTPQLSKTSMLKKALQSDIIYTDDSSAIKAVGGKIWYVEGNKDANKITYYEDLLNLNLPKPSNDIFSGNGFDVHKFSQNNDKTLVICGEKIPHEKGIIAHSDGDVGIHALIDAMLGAASLGDIGELFPDNNDKFKDISSIKLLDIVNTMIKKVGFEIINLDITVIAQEPKLSSYKDKMAKNIANTLNLTQNRVNIKATTTEHLGFIGKKEGIAALANVNLKFFDWTKYESFNSRK; encoded by the coding sequence ATGCTTGATATATCTTTAATAATGCTTGGTGCAGGCTCATCTAGTAGATTTGCTCTACCTGTAAAAAAGCAATGGATAAGATTAAATGATACTCCGCTTTGGCTATATGCAACCCAAAATTTATGTAATTTTTACCCTTTTAAAGATGTTTTTATAGTAAGTAACGAATGCGAATATATGAGTAAATTTACAAATAATTTTAAATTTATAAAAGGTGGCGAAACTAGACAAGATTCATTAAAAAATGCACTAGATAAGATAAATAGTGAATTTGTTTTAGTAAGCGATATAGCAAGACCTTGCATTAGAAGAGAGCTATTTTTAAAGCTTATTGAAGGATTAAATAACGCTGATTGCGTTGTTCCTGCTCTGAAAGTTAGCGATACTGTGTATTTTGAAGAAGAAAGTATAAATAGAGAAAAATTAAAACTTATTCAAACACCGCAGTTATCAAAAACAAGTATGCTAAAAAAAGCTTTACAAAGCGACATAATATACACAGATGATAGCTCAGCCATAAAAGCAGTTGGCGGCAAAATTTGGTATGTTGAGGGAAACAAAGACGCAAATAAAATAACATATTATGAAGATTTGCTAAATTTAAATTTACCAAAACCATCAAACGATATATTTAGTGGAAACGGATTTGATGTGCATAAATTTAGCCAAAATAATGATAAAACATTAGTGATTTGCGGAGAAAAAATACCACATGAAAAAGGCATAATAGCTCATTCTGATGGAGATGTTGGAATTCATGCATTAATTGATGCTATGCTTGGAGCAGCATCTTTAGGAGATATTGGGGAGCTTTTTCCAGATAATAATGATAAATTTAAAGATATAAGTTCAATAAAACTTTTAGATATCGTAAATACTATGATAAAAAAAGTTGGATTTGAGATTATAAATTTAGACATAACTGTAATCGCACAAGAGCCAAAACTATCATCTTATAAAGATAAAATGGCAAAAAATATAGCAAATACTTTAAATTTAACACAAAATAGAGTTAATATTAAAGCAACAACAACAGAACATTTAGGATTTATAGGAAAAAAAGAAGGGATTGCAGCATTAGCAAATGTAAATTTAAAATTTTTTGATTGGACTAAGTATGAAAGTTTTAATAGTAGAAAATGA
- a CDS encoding response regulator, which yields MKVLIVENEIYLAQSIASKLSKFGFDCTILENENEYNKNEFFDVILLSTSFSNKKFEQIIVENRDSIIIVMITYISNDTILRPIELGAHDYIQKPFIMEELIRKIKYFINYHKLKMLNTTYKNYFKNNLISPYLKEHELKKLKLPVLIRSIKTQNSDSFALFYTINLDIAFEQIDLKNNNSLEKLKSRIGKNLLYLINFQSLKDKEKMEVLEICSKKQVIISTTNLLEKADCQIIDIPVEDSNFDINEILSIDDYTKLAISKYQNKYSDTDLAKKLGMSRKSLWEKRKKYGIQK from the coding sequence ATGAAAGTTTTAATAGTAGAAAATGAGATATATTTAGCACAAAGCATAGCTTCAAAACTCAGTAAATTTGGTTTTGATTGCACAATTTTAGAAAACGAAAATGAATATAACAAAAATGAATTCTTTGATGTAATACTGCTTTCAACTAGCTTTTCAAATAAAAAATTTGAACAAATTATAGTAGAAAATAGAGATTCTATTATTATAGTAATGATTACATATATAAGTAATGATACTATTTTACGACCAATAGAACTTGGAGCACATGATTATATACAAAAACCTTTCATAATGGAAGAACTCATTAGAAAAATAAAGTATTTTATAAATTATCACAAACTAAAAATGCTAAATACAACATATAAAAATTATTTTAAAAATAATTTAATATCACCATATTTAAAAGAACATGAATTAAAAAAACTAAAACTACCTGTTTTAATTCGCAGTATAAAAACTCAAAACTCAGATAGTTTTGCGCTATTTTATACAATAAATTTAGATATAGCTTTTGAGCAAATTGATTTAAAAAACAACAACTCTTTAGAAAAGCTTAAAAGTCGTATTGGTAAAAATTTGTTATATCTAATAAATTTTCAATCTTTAAAAGATAAAGAAAAGATGGAAGTTTTAGAAATTTGTTCAAAAAAACAAGTAATTATATCAACTACAAATTTACTTGAAAAAGCAGATTGCCAAATCATAGATATACCTGTAGAAGATAGTAATTTCGATATAAATGAAATTTTAAGCATTGATGATTACACAAAACTTGCTATATCAAAATATCAAAATAAATATAGCGATACAGACCTTGCAAAAAAACTAGGAATGTCAAGAAAATCATTATGGGAAAAGAGAAAAAAATATGGAATCCAAAAATAA
- a CDS encoding glycosyltransferase, whose translation MLIILGIYIYSSNLQVLFSRLEGFSLALIEGIYYGKMVFALDTANHKEVLGEDFIVENDDEIVARKLDEVYENYDFYKTKFEKIKKYTKIQHRKCSK comes from the coding sequence ATGTTGATAATCCTTGGGATTTACATATATAGCTCAAATTTGCAAGTCTTGTTTTCAAGATTAGAGGGTTTTTCTTTGGCTTTGATTGAAGGAATTTATTATGGTAAGATGGTTTTTGCACTTGATACTGCAAATCATAAGGAAGTTTTAGGAGAGGATTTTATAGTAGAAAATGATGATGAAATTGTTGCTAGAAAATTAGATGAAGTTTATGAAAATTATGATTTTTATAAAACTAAATTTGAAAAAATAAAAAAATACACAAAAATACAGCATAGAAAATGTAGCAAATGA
- a CDS encoding DNA-deoxyinosine glycosylase, whose translation MINNIPAFFNKHSKILILGSFPSVISRQNEFFYANKQNRFWKVLSFVFDEKEPVSLDDKKSLLCNHNIALWDIVKSCDIKGSSDSTITNLKTNDINQILKNSNISHIFTNGSKASFLYKKYILKDTFIQNYPLVSTSPANARYSLEKLIKEWSVLSSI comes from the coding sequence ATGATAAACAACATTCCTGCATTTTTTAATAAACATTCAAAAATCCTAATACTTGGAAGTTTTCCATCAGTTATTTCAAGGCAAAATGAATTTTTCTATGCTAATAAACAAAATAGATTTTGGAAAGTTTTAAGCTTTGTATTTGACGAAAAAGAACCAGTAAGCTTAGATGATAAAAAATCACTACTATGTAACCATAATATCGCCTTATGGGATATAGTAAAGAGTTGCGATATAAAAGGTTCAAGTGACTCAACTATAACAAATTTAAAAACAAATGATATAAATCAAATTTTAAAAAATAGCAATATTTCACACATATTTACAAATGGTAGTAAAGCCTCGTTTTTATATAAAAAATACATTTTAAAAGATACTTTTATACAAAATTATCCTCTTGTATCAACTAGCCCAGCAAACGCTAGATACTCTTTAGAAAAACTTATAAAAGAGTGGAGTGTTTTATCTAGCATTTAG
- a CDS encoding nicotinate phosphoribosyltransferase, which yields MQTEIELKKSGKISRLTNKTFKFDDRIKDGFFSANYFLKTNKIIKENLPNQNVTQQWFCRTDEYILCGIDEAIAILQTFANNPQNLKILALNDGDMVKGYEPVLKVSGKYEDFGFLENIIDATLARRSSVCTNVSEVLKAANGKIVFSMADRQDDILTQIGDGYATFVAGINKVSTDAQGLWWDGKGMGTMPHALIQMCKGDIVKACEIYAKTFPNEKITALVDYNNDAINDALKAASALGNRLYAVRADTSKNLIDKYFNDKDTSGFDPHGVCKELVFALRKALDENGFSYVKIVVSSSFTPKIIKEFEDVSTPVDMYGVGTYTVINQTCGFTADLVELNGKEEAKYGRHNFKSNRLKEVKLNAR from the coding sequence ATGCAAACAGAAATAGAACTAAAAAAATCCGGTAAGATATCTCGTCTTACAAATAAAACTTTTAAATTTGATGATAGGATAAAAGATGGCTTTTTTTCGGCTAATTATTTTTTAAAAACAAATAAAATCATTAAAGAAAATTTACCAAATCAAAATGTAACCCAACAATGGTTTTGCAGAACGGATGAATATATTTTATGTGGTATAGACGAAGCTATAGCAATTTTACAAACTTTTGCAAATAATCCTCAAAATTTAAAAATTCTCGCATTAAATGATGGAGATATGGTCAAAGGATATGAGCCTGTTTTAAAAGTTAGTGGAAAATATGAGGATTTTGGTTTTTTAGAAAATATCATAGATGCAACTTTAGCAAGAAGAAGCTCTGTTTGCACAAATGTAAGTGAAGTTTTAAAAGCAGCAAATGGAAAAATAGTTTTTTCTATGGCAGATAGACAAGATGATATTTTAACACAAATTGGTGATGGATATGCTACTTTTGTTGCTGGTATAAATAAGGTTTCAACTGACGCACAAGGCTTATGGTGGGATGGAAAAGGCATGGGAACTATGCCACACGCACTTATACAAATGTGTAAAGGGGACATCGTAAAAGCATGTGAAATTTATGCAAAAACGTTTCCAAATGAAAAAATAACAGCTTTGGTTGATTATAATAACGATGCAATTAACGATGCATTAAAAGCAGCAAGTGCTTTAGGAAATAGACTTTATGCTGTTAGAGCTGATACTTCAAAAAATTTGATAGATAAATATTTTAATGACAAAGATACTAGCGGTTTTGATCCGCATGGAGTTTGCAAAGAGTTAGTATTTGCCTTAAGAAAAGCTTTAGATGAAAATGGTTTTTCTTATGTTAAGATAGTGGTAAGTTCGTCTTTTACACCAAAAATTATCAAAGAATTTGAAGATGTTAGCACGCCTGTTGATATGTATGGAGTTGGAACATATACTGTTATAAACCAAACTTGCGGATTTACGGCGGATTTAGTAGAATTAAATGGAAAAGAAGAAGCTAAATACGGCAGACATAATTTTAAAAGCAATAGACTAAAAGAAGTGAAGCTAAATGCTAGATAA
- a CDS encoding YrbL family protein — translation MLELKEILDSGWYRDCYVHPNDKNKMLKVQKDGKDELLLVDLQNYKKILSLCMKIQKFLPKIENELIQTDKGKAIICEIIRDDNLQISQNLEVYLQNHTLSKNLATQIDTFLKLIRKYNINLFDIINMKNFLVQIKNGEENLFFIDFKRLNSTDKENNFCFKLPFISKFKLFRRSLRVKKRLGINKILTEN, via the coding sequence ATGTTAGAACTTAAAGAAATCTTAGATAGTGGTTGGTATCGCGATTGCTACGTGCACCCAAATGATAAAAACAAAATGTTAAAAGTCCAAAAAGATGGCAAAGATGAGCTTTTATTGGTTGATTTGCAAAATTACAAAAAGATTTTATCTCTATGTATGAAAATTCAAAAATTCTTACCAAAAATTGAAAATGAATTAATTCAAACAGATAAAGGAAAAGCTATTATTTGCGAGATTATAAGAGACGATAATTTACAAATTAGTCAAAATTTAGAAGTTTATCTACAAAATCACACTTTAAGTAAAAATTTAGCCACTCAAATTGATACATTTTTAAAACTTATAAGAAAATACAATATAAATCTTTTTGATATTATAAATATGAAAAATTTCTTAGTGCAAATCAAAAACGGCGAAGAAAATCTGTTTTTTATCGATTTTAAAAGACTAAACAGCACTGACAAAGAAAATAATTTTTGTTTCAAATTACCATTTATATCAAAATTTAAACTTTTTAGACGCTCTTTAAGAGTTAAAAAACGACTCGGAATTAATAAGATTTTAACTGAAAATTAA
- a CDS encoding diaminopimelate dehydrogenase encodes MQKIKIGIVGYGNLGRGVETALQKTNDMELVGIFTRRDPKSIKTLFSSKVYNQDECFNMKDKIDVLILCGGSANDLMEQSPKFVESFNIIDSFDTHAKTLEHYKNVDKIAKKSSKIGIISIGWDPGLFSLNRLIMQSVLPEGKDYTFWGKGVSQGHSDAIRRISGVVDARQYTIPSQKILDDVRNAKFGDYTTRQKHTRECFVVLENDTQSERKRVEQEIVSMPNYFSDYDTTVNFITKDELDKNHANLPHGGNVFRGGKTGKNLENNHVIEFSLKLDSNPEFTSSVMVAYARAAFRLQKSGQSGARTIFEIPPFLLSAKSIEDIIHDTL; translated from the coding sequence ATGCAAAAGATAAAAATAGGCATAGTTGGTTATGGAAATTTAGGTCGCGGTGTTGAAACCGCTTTACAAAAAACAAACGATATGGAACTTGTAGGCATTTTTACAAGGCGTGATCCAAAAAGCATAAAAACTCTTTTTAGCTCTAAAGTTTATAATCAAGATGAATGCTTTAATATGAAAGACAAAATAGATGTTTTGATTTTATGTGGCGGAAGTGCAAATGATTTGATGGAACAAAGTCCTAAATTTGTTGAGAGTTTTAATATCATTGATAGTTTTGACACTCATGCAAAAACGCTAGAACATTATAAAAATGTAGACAAAATTGCTAAAAAAAGCTCAAAAATAGGCATTATTTCTATAGGCTGGGATCCGGGACTTTTTTCTCTAAATAGACTTATAATGCAAAGCGTATTGCCAGAAGGAAAAGATTATACTTTTTGGGGAAAAGGTGTTTCTCAGGGACATTCGGATGCAATTCGTAGAATTTCTGGTGTTGTGGATGCAAGACAATACACAATTCCTTCGCAAAAAATTCTAGATGATGTAAGAAATGCTAAATTTGGAGATTATACAACAAGGCAAAAACACACAAGAGAGTGTTTTGTAGTGCTAGAAAATGATACGCAAAGCGAAAGAAAAAGAGTTGAACAAGAGATAGTTTCTATGCCAAACTATTTTAGTGATTATGATACAACTGTAAATTTTATAACTAAAGATGAGCTAGATAAAAATCACGCAAATTTACCACATGGCGGAAATGTTTTTAGGGGTGGTAAAACTGGAAAAAATTTAGAAAATAATCATGTTATAGAATTTTCTTTAAAACTTGATTCAAATCCTGAGTTTACATCAAGTGTTATGGTTGCATATGCAAGAGCTGCTTTTAGGCTTCAAAAATCAGGTCAAAGTGGTGCTAGAACTATATTTGAAATACCTCCGTTTTTACTAAGTGCAAAAAGTATAGAAGATATCATCCACGATACTTTATGA
- a CDS encoding Mrp/NBP35 family ATP-binding protein, with amino-acid sequence MDKNEILEKLKQVIYPGFEKSIVDFGFVKEIKTNNGIIINLQIVSSNPEVADKIRNDIKALLGDVCINIAQPEIPKEQSNTRSGKNLAPQIKSFVMVSSGKGGVGKSTTTLNLAISLAKLGKKVGLMDADIYGPNIPRMLGVENEKPYAIGNKIEPIKTHGIEMISMGNLMESGSALIWRGAMIMKVIDQLLRDVAWGDLDVLLFDMPPGTGDAQISLAQSVPVTAGICVTTPQTVALDDSARALDMFEKLHIPIAGVIENMSGFIAPDTKKEYDIFGKGGAKKLCERYKTEILSEIPIEPSIREGGDSGKPISFYEPNSVSAKRYLDGAEKLIKIIEDINSKGGADNSAIQPDMSGKAHCH; translated from the coding sequence ATGGATAAAAATGAAATTTTAGAAAAATTAAAACAGGTTATTTATCCTGGTTTTGAAAAAAGTATAGTTGATTTTGGTTTTGTAAAAGAGATTAAAACTAATAATGGTATCATTATAAATCTACAAATAGTATCATCAAATCCTGAAGTTGCAGACAAAATAAGAAATGATATAAAAGCACTTTTAGGAGATGTTTGTATAAATATAGCTCAACCAGAAATTCCAAAAGAGCAAAGCAACACAAGAAGTGGTAAAAACTTAGCACCACAAATCAAAAGTTTTGTAATGGTAAGTAGTGGAAAAGGTGGTGTTGGCAAAAGCACAACTACTCTAAATTTAGCTATATCTTTAGCAAAACTTGGTAAAAAAGTTGGTCTTATGGACGCAGATATTTATGGTCCAAATATACCAAGAATGCTCGGTGTTGAAAATGAAAAACCATATGCTATTGGTAATAAAATAGAACCAATTAAAACTCATGGCATAGAGATGATAAGCATGGGAAATTTAATGGAAAGTGGTTCTGCTTTGATATGGAGAGGTGCTATGATTATGAAAGTTATAGATCAACTCTTAAGAGATGTTGCTTGGGGTGATTTAGATGTGCTTTTATTTGATATGCCACCAGGAACTGGAGATGCACAAATTAGCCTTGCTCAAAGCGTGCCAGTAACTGCTGGAATTTGCGTAACAACTCCACAAACTGTTGCACTTGATGATAGTGCTAGAGCTCTTGATATGTTTGAAAAACTTCATATTCCTATAGCTGGAGTTATAGAAAATATGAGTGGATTTATAGCACCAGATACAAAAAAAGAATATGATATATTTGGAAAAGGCGGTGCAAAAAAACTATGCGAAAGATATAAAACTGAAATTCTTTCAGAAATTCCAATAGAACCATCCATAAGAGAGGGTGGAGATAGTGGAAAACCTATAAGTTTTTATGAGCCAAATTCAGTAAGTGCTAAAAGATATTTAGATGGAGCTGAGAAGCTAATAAAAATTATAGAAGATATAAACTCCAAAGGTGGAGCAGATAACTCTGCAATTCAACCAGATATGAGTGGTAAAGCACACTGTCATTAG
- a CDS encoding glycosyltransferase family 2 protein: MIKASVYMICQDEEKHIERMLKSVADFDEIIVVDSGSKDKTLEIAAKFTDKIYHHDWQGEGVQKNYAFSLCKNEWVLNLDADEEITGELKTEIENFMKQSEYVGLDIKFHEYSLGRICSPFVRKNTHIRFFKKSCGEYRNLGVHAQISINGKVAKSKHSIHHFSDKFIKELVMKNNNYSSLRAQRDFEKGKKPNFLKLIFIFPLIFFKSYILRRSFFDGKKGFITSMINAFYAFLKEAKLYELNLKK, encoded by the coding sequence ATGATAAAAGCGTCTGTTTATATGATTTGTCAAGATGAAGAAAAACATATCGAACGGATGTTGAAATCTGTCGCGGATTTTGATGAAATCATAGTTGTAGATAGCGGAAGCAAGGATAAAACGCTTGAAATCGCAGCAAAATTTACAGATAAAATTTATCACCACGACTGGCAAGGCGAAGGTGTGCAGAAAAACTATGCATTTTCACTTTGTAAAAATGAATGGGTATTAAATTTAGACGCTGATGAGGAAATTACTGGTGAGCTTAAAACTGAAATTGAAAATTTTATGAAACAAAGTGAGTATGTCGGGCTTGATATAAAATTTCACGAGTATTCTTTAGGGCGGATTTGTTCGCCTTTTGTTCGTAAAAATACACACATTAGGTTTTTTAAGAAAAGTTGTGGAGAATATAGAAATCTAGGTGTTCACGCACAAATTTCAATCAACGGCAAAGTAGCAAAAAGCAAACACTCAATCCATCATTTTAGTGATAAATTTATAAAAGAGCTTGTTATGAAAAATAATAATTATTCAAGTCTTAGAGCCCAGCGTGATTTTGAAAAAGGCAAAAAACCAAATTTCTTAAAGCTGATTTTTATTTTTCCATTAATATTTTTTAAATCTTACATTTTAAGGCGATCATTTTTTGATGGTAAAAAAGGCTTTATAACTTCAATGATAAATGCTTTTTACGCATTTTTAAAAGAAGCAAAACTTTATGAATTAAATTTAAAAAAATAA
- a CDS encoding glycosyltransferase, with protein sequence MRIVHCGIFNEYDDGNFFYGLERKISHGLHQNGHFVYDFSYRDWERNLRFCKLKNTGLKKMQNKLIEICKNLNADLLLLGKAEKISRETLQKIKEALPNIKIIQWYADLRNIDDNDFNKIHFLDAFFMTNGKNLKEISKKYTNTLVSFIPNISDKAFDIKLTQEKIYDVLYIGNDYSQNRKKFIKNLNEMCQKNDIKIKIYGSLGNNFIFGNDFFKAVAKSKIAVNFNADDFVDKLNEDKILYASDRMAQFMGAGICTFSPKISGFERLFEDQKEIVYFENLNDCGEKILQILKSKKWREIGENGREKALKIANAKRVTNFMLEVLFGREFSQNYEWREFIYKNGENI encoded by the coding sequence ATGAGAATAGTTCATTGTGGAATTTTTAACGAATATGATGATGGAAATTTCTTTTATGGTTTAGAGAGAAAAATAAGTCACGGACTTCATCAAAATGGGCATTTTGTATATGATTTTAGTTATCGCGACTGGGAAAGAAATTTAAGATTTTGCAAACTTAAAAATACTGGTTTAAAAAAAATGCAAAATAAATTAATTGAAATTTGCAAAAATTTAAATGCAGATTTATTGCTTCTTGGAAAAGCTGAAAAAATAAGCCGTGAGACTTTGCAAAAAATAAAAGAAGCACTACCAAATATAAAAATTATACAATGGTATGCCGATTTAAGAAATATTGATGACAATGATTTTAATAAAATCCATTTTTTAGATGCATTTTTTATGACAAATGGTAAAAATTTAAAAGAAATTTCAAAAAAATATACAAATACTTTGGTTTCTTTCATACCAAATATTTCAGATAAAGCATTTGATATAAAACTTACACAAGAAAAAATTTATGATGTGCTTTATATTGGTAATGATTATTCACAAAATAGAAAAAAATTTATAAAAAATTTAAATGAAATGTGTCAAAAAAATGATATAAAAATTAAAATTTATGGAAGTTTAGGAAATAATTTTATTTTTGGCAATGATTTTTTTAAAGCAGTTGCTAAATCAAAAATAGCTGTTAATTTCAATGCTGATGATTTTGTTGATAAATTAAATGAAGATAAAATTTTATACGCAAGCGATAGAATGGCTCAATTTATGGGTGCCGGAATTTGCACTTTTAGCCCAAAAATTAGTGGTTTTGAAAGATTATTTGAAGATCAAAAAGAGATAGTTTATTTTGAAAATTTAAATGATTGTGGCGAAAAAATTTTACAAATTTTAAAAAGCAAAAAGTGGAGAGAAATAGGAGAAAATGGGCGAGAAAAAGCACTAAAAATAGCAAATGCCAAAAGAGTTACAAATTTTATGCTTGAAGTTTTGTTCGGTAGGGAATTTTCACAAAACTACGAATGGAGAGAGTTTATCTATAAAAATGGAGAAAATATTTGA
- a CDS encoding polysaccharide deacetylase family protein produces the protein MIFVCIFLFIILVAFSLRYNWWRVCISDNHARVLMYHSIERHFGDKFDKWRVLPKDFEKQIAWIAKNGYKFYTLAELCELSENMPKKAVCITFDDGYADNFTNAYEILKKYGAKATIFLIPNQKENHWEKANATHFSAMLNSQQITKMSDIVEFGSHTINHANLLQISLEQARIEIENSKKEVEKITGKICESFAYPYGKYDEKILQITGECGFKNAVIVKRGVFKSGENRLEIKRIGILGTESFFDFWLKFKKIRNKL, from the coding sequence ATGATTTTTGTCTGTATTTTTTTGTTTATAATTTTAGTGGCATTTTCACTTCGGTATAACTGGTGGCGAGTTTGTATAAGCGATAATCACGCAAGAGTTTTAATGTATCACTCAATCGAACGACATTTTGGCGATAAATTTGATAAATGGCGAGTTTTACCAAAAGATTTTGAAAAGCAAATTGCTTGGATTGCAAAAAATGGTTATAAATTTTATACTCTTGCTGAACTTTGCGAATTATCAGAAAATATGCCCAAGAAAGCAGTTTGCATAACATTTGATGACGGATATGCTGATAATTTCACAAATGCCTATGAAATTTTAAAAAAATATGGTGCAAAAGCCACAATTTTTTTAATTCCTAATCAAAAGGAAAATCACTGGGAAAAGGCAAATGCAACGCATTTTTCAGCTATGCTTAATAGCCAACAAATTACCAAAATGAGCGATATTGTGGAGTTTGGTTCTCATACGATAAATCACGCAAATTTGCTTCAAATATCACTTGAACAAGCTAGGATAGAAATAGAAAATTCTAAAAAAGAGGTTGAAAAAATCACAGGTAAAATTTGCGAGAGTTTTGCTTATCCTTATGGAAAATATGATGAAAAAATCTTACAAATAACTGGAGAATGCGGATTTAAAAATGCCGTAATTGTTAAGCGTGGAGTTTTTAAATCTGGTGAAAATAGGCTTGAAATCAAGCGAATAGGAATTCTTGGCACTGAGAGTTTTTTTGACTTTTGGCTGAAATTTAAGAAAATAAGGAATAAATTATGA